Below is a genomic region from Drosophila albomicans strain 15112-1751.03 chromosome 2R, ASM965048v2, whole genome shotgun sequence.
ttgcagCATTGCGTTGGCCACGTCCAGCGATGTGGATGCTGCTGTGGAACGCATTGGTGGATTGATTGTGAAGCACAGCAACGACAGTAGCAAATTGAATATTGTGGTATGTGATCCATGTGCAGCCTGGATTGTAAGCAGTGCTGGCAAAGTTTGGGCTGCTGAGCAGCTCAAAGAGAGTTGGAAGCGTTTACCCAGCGGGGGTCTGAGCGTAACCCAGACCATTGACAAGTCCAGCGAGGGTCTGGACACGTCCGCCAGCTTTGCGGCGGCCCACGATGCTGAGGCTCAGGCACCAGCAGCGGATTGGTGCGGTCCCAAGGCCGAAGGCGGCGATGCGAGCTTCACGCAACAGGATATGTTCGAAACACTACGCGCTGCGAGCAGTGAGGGTTCCAGGGCGGCCAGTGTCTCGGTTCTAAGTGCTAAGGGCAGTTCGATATCGTGTCATTGGTTCACTGGCACGCCAAATGCCGCCGAGTCGGTGTTCAAGCCTTTTGTGTTTGCGCCTAATCCGCGCATTTCTCCGTTGACGCAGGTTCAGCCGGAGGCGGAGCAAACGCTGTTGCATAGTTTGCATGCCAACCGCAAACCGGCTGCGTTGGAGCATTTGAGGAGCTTGGAACGCTCGTGTGTAGATGAGTTGAACAATTACTTTTCGCTGCAGGATCATGCCAGCGATGAGCTGGATGAACTGCTCAAGGACTGCGTTGAAGCCGAGGTTAAATTCTATCGTTAGACTTTCAGAAGACTCTGCTCaacaattattcaaatattccaaaaatgaAACTAGCTTGCAAAAATCACGCGACACCAAGGCTCTTTTGAGCGAGTTCTGCTCTCTGATTCGATATtcgatatatacatatatgattcGACTTGtgcattttatattgtattcatAAGTACAtcttaaaaaccaaaaccaaacgaATTGATAGGATActccaaacaacaaaaaatgttcatGCGTGCaatgcaaaacacacacatactatatttatatttatgcattttcatGTTTATTTCATCATGCTTCAGTTGTTAGTTTCATTAACGtgatatttatacatatatatactttgatGTCTCCTATGTGCAATCTCGATCTTgattttatagtattataatGCATTACATTccatgttttttattttgtattgttttgtttttttttggttgcagTTGCGTCTACTTAACGATTTATAAacttgcattaaaataaaattatatacatattaaatatacatacaatacatatatatatattatatagctCTCAAATAAACGCATAAAAAGCTgcatttatacaaaaaaaaatatcgattgTTTCATTCTATTAAGTACAAATTTTCCTTCAAACAGATTCGACAACGAGATTCGTTTTGAAGATGGTGTTGTCATTGTGCAAAGCCTCCAATTTGGTGATCTCAAAAGCTTGATAAACCTCTCGGAAGTCCATAATATTCCGCGGCGAACTGTCCATCCAGAAGCGATCAAACTCAAAGAACAGATAGCAATACAACTTGTGGAAATCTTCGATTGTGCTAAAGTTCTGCTTATGTAACGCGACCTGATTGTAGAAGTGTGTCTTTGCCGCACCAGTGCGCAACAAATTGAAGGCCAGGGCAGTTAGATTGATGCCCACAATGGCATAAGTATAGCCCAACGTGGGATGCATCGAATGGAGCAGAACATGCTTCGCAGCATCATTGTAGGCGCTGGCAAAGTACAGCAGATTATCGAGTCCTAAGATGCCCATGCCACGAAAGTCTGTCTTGGGATCGTCGCCCTGGAAACCAATCTCTTGCCACTGCTTCGAAATGCGACCAGTAAGCGGTGTGTCTGGCATGAGAAGTTGCCACAATTCCCATAGTTTGCGTTCGTGATCGAGATTATCGGAGTCGTATTGCTCGGCGCGCAGCTCCTCGACCTGGTGCATGAGACGCTTATAACCCCAAATGGTGGTGACGCAGTTGCCGAAGAGGCGCCCAAAATCCGGATGCACATTGCTTTTGATGCGTTTCACACGCGATACAATCTGAACGGCACGAGGAGCTGGAAAAATGAACAAAGGgaaattaagttttattgATTATTGTGATGCGATGTTGACTCACCAAAGTACAGCAACTCCTTGTCGCTGGCATAGGCAGATGCCTCGTCCAGCTCGTGCAACAAAATCTTGATTTCCGGTTGCTTGGATTGCAACAAAGATCGTTCGATTTGGCGGCATCGCGATGCTCCAGCTCTGGCTCCATAGCAGATGCGTTGGAGCTCGGAGAGGCGGGTGAAGACGTGCAGGAACCACTTAATAAATGGTCTTATATAGCTAAAGATGAACGGCAGTATTTTATctaatataaacatttttcactCTAATTCGATTCTTTTCTCTTCTAGCAAATTTTACTAATAAACTTTTGTTTAGCTCCGCGTTGTCATGACAATGCCCACACTCCCTTTGAGCAATTACTGGTGATTAATAACAGCAGTTAAATGTGCTATTATTGCAGGTACAATTACTAATTGTTGTATTGAGTGGCAGCTTTAACAATAACTTAATAAGAACTGATCTCTGTTTTTATTGTAACAAAATGAATGTTGTGCATTGTGTTACGTGTTGTACAGTTCTTTTGATGCAGCTGTTGCATTACGATTATTTTGCAACACTAGAACCTTTTAACAGGGTCTGCTAATAACAGCAGTAATCAGGTGCCTAATGTTTGCAGCATGCGGTCATACTTTAACACAGGGTGTTTAAGGCAATTTGCGTTAGAATATAATTTGCCATAAGAATAAATTCTTCTAAAAGCTTTCGGTAAAGTTTTGCtaagcttttatttataaaaaagtacatGTATTAATGATTTCATATCATCATATTAATACAGATGATTTTATCGATCGGTAATGCGATCTGTCTCACTTTTGATTATCGCGCCGTATAACATTTGTATAAGACCAAAGTCTTATAAGTTTAGCTTATCGGGCAAACTGATAAGCTCTCTCACCTATTCCGAAATACAAACCGGTAGTGCTTAGTACCCAAACGGAGGttataaaattctttacaGCTTAGTTCTAATCAAACATTCAAAGGCAGCAGTTGTTTCTAATCCCCAGACTACAGATAAGCCCTAAAATGCAAGAACAAATTGGAAAACTTTGGACAACTTTGCATGATGGTGCGTAAAGAGAGAGTTTACACAAagctgaaaattaatttagttattGATAATTAGGAAGAATTTGAACAAAATCATAAGTCATAGTGTAAAATTAAGCTCGCCATTTGAAGCTAGTAATATTGACACGCATGTTCAAGCTTAGAAATATAAATGGCTCTATTTTCACGGTCATTAACGACAATAACATTCCAAtaattcatgtttttttttagtagtaATTGTTGATTTGCTTAATATTGTCAATTACTATGTCATTTTAAGCACGATACAAACACGGATACTAAGGCTTACATGCTCATAATCCCATTAAAGTCTATTACAGATACAATTGTAATCAAaagtaatatacatatgtatttttttttattctaggAAAGTATGAAATTCGCAGTCTTGCAAAAGCTGACTTGGAGGAAGCTCTTGATGTGAGTATctcataatattaataacaaatgcaaatgtatctTTCACGTGTGCAAAAATTAGAAGTGAAATTGCAAGAACGTTTAGCTTAAGATGctgcacaaaaacaaattttagcGCCGAGCACAACGTGGCGTCGGTGGTGTAATGGTTAGCATAGTTGCCTTCCAAGCAGTTGACCCGGGTTCGATTCCCGGCCGACGCACTtatcttttttacttttgtaaaacttttttaaaatactttatgcactttttaaaattttatttaggTCTTAAACGACTCATTTTTCTTAAACGAATCAGTTTGCAATGCTTGCGAAATCAATTTGCCGCAAAATGCGCAGGCGCGTCAAGAGTTGCGGGAACTGTGCCGAATAACAGCCCAGGATGGCGTTTCTTTGCTTGCTAGACATGTGGAAAGTGGtcgcattgttgctgtttccttcaataaaatacagGTGATTTACAtacgtttaaaatatataaatatgtactaATACATTCTTTTTCTCAACTGAAGTTTGCTCCACCGCCTGGTGAGGACAATTTCTTTGTGAAGTTCCTTAAGGAACAAGTGCACAGCCCACAGGCGTTGCGTCTAATGAACTACATGATAACGATGGATTCGAAGATCGATGTCTGTGCTGTCTACAACATGGATTGCGTCAATGAATTAATGTTCCTGGCCACTCTACCGGAATTTGGGCGTCTTGGACTTGGCCGCGCACTCGTCGATGTTACTATTCAATTTACCCAAGAATTAAGTCAGGGTAAAGGACTGGAGGATATTGCTGAGGAGCTGCGTGAATTGCGTCCTGCTGCAGTCACGGCTCTGTGGACATCGGTGTTTACACAAAAAATTGGCAAAGATGTTGGCTTCACTGTGCTGAACACTGTGCCTTATTCGGAGTTCGAATACAATGGCAAACGTTTTGATGAACGTATTGATCCGGTGCATAATAAATTCTCCCAGCAAGTGGTGTACAAATTCTAAATGATTGTAAACAGAAATGTGGTttaaaaaaggtaaaaaattctaatataataataaatatgatttaataaataaatggcaaaaagtTTCGTTGTGCGTCGGCCGGGAATCGAACCCGGGTCAACTGCTTGGAAGGCAACTATGCTAACCATTACACCACCGACGCCGCTGATGTTGAGGTTCTCCTATGCGTATTTAAGCGACTCTGTTATTATAACATTATTTTGAAAAGCATTGCAATGTTATGTTAATTAACAGTTTGACGTAAAAgagttggtatatttctgaAAGCTTTGGCggttaattcaaatttttaaatttccgtTTGTTAACAAACTTCGTAAGACAGTTATACTGAAACTACTTTAAAGAAAACTAATTTTGGTAAGAATtcctatataaatataatttattgaataat
It encodes:
- the LOC117575498 gene encoding ELMO domain-containing protein 2, yielding MFILDKILPFIFSYIRPFIKWFLHVFTRLSELQRICYGARAGASRCRQIERSLLQSKQPEIKILLHELDEASAYASDKELLYFAPRAVQIVSRVKRIKSNVHPDFGRLFGNCVTTIWGYKRLMHQVEELRAEQYDSDNLDHERKLWELWQLLMPDTPLTGRISKQWQEIGFQGDDPKTDFRGMGILGLDNLLYFASAYNDAAKHVLLHSMHPTLGYTYAIVGINLTALAFNLLRTGAAKTHFYNQVALHKQNFSTIEDFHKLYCYLFFEFDRFWMDSSPRNIMDFREVYQAFEITKLEALHNDNTIFKTNLVVESV
- the LOC117574591 gene encoding uncharacterized protein LOC117574591; the protein is MQEQIGKLWTTLHDGKYEIRSLAKADLEEALDVLNDSFFLNESVCNACEINLPQNAQARQELRELCRITAQDGVSLLARHVESGRIVAVSFNKIQFAPPPGEDNFFVKFLKEQVHSPQALRLMNYMITMDSKIDVCAVYNMDCVNELMFLATLPEFGRLGLGRALVDVTIQFTQELSQGKGLEDIAEELRELRPAAVTALWTSVFTQKIGKDVGFTVLNTVPYSEFEYNGKRFDERIDPVHNKFSQQVVYKF
- the LOC117575497 gene encoding secernin-3; this encodes MSSSADCFIVLPANCAAGSLIFGRNAEDTDAVGGVGVATEVCYYDVSDVLEGKTDGGAALEPAADTLRVILQKPKPGVWGGDFGANERGVAIGLSWSTGQAEAKDTDSLLGSDIVRIALATSSDVDAAVERIGGLIVKHSNDSSKLNIVVCDPCAAWIVSSAGKVWAAEQLKESWKRLPSGGLSVTQTIDKSSEGLDTSASFAAAHDAEAQAPAADWCGPKAEGGDASFTQQDMFETLRAASSEGSRAASVSVLSAKGSSISCHWFTGTPNAAESVFKPFVFAPNPRISPLTQVQPEAEQTLLHSLHANRKPAALEHLRSLERSCVDELNNYFSLQDHASDELDELLKDCVEAEVKFYR